The Desulfotomaculum sp. genome contains a region encoding:
- a CDS encoding proline--tRNA ligase, with translation MRVSQLLLPTLREAPAEAEIISHQLLLRAGFIRKSAAGVYTLLPLGLKVIKKIEAIVREEMNREGAQEIIMPIIQPSEIWQESGRWDVYGPELFRLKDRHGRVFCLGPTHEEIITDLVRNEVKSYRQLPLLLYQIQNKYRDERRPRFGLIRGREFIMKDLYSFDRDEAGMEVSYQKMFNAYTRIFERCGLYFRPVEADSGAIGGSDTHEFMVLAETGEALLVFCSQNDCGYAANVERAASPVKKRVDFEEPGLLAEVATPGKRTVEEVTLFLGVEPQKLIKTLLYETEAGYVAALVRGDRIINQVKIQKALGVLRCDLADAEAVERLSGAKVGFAGPVGLKGLRLVADLEVVGMANAVSGANKDDAHFINVNPERDFNPDQIADLRQVQSGDPCPICGSALEEARGIEVGQVFKLGYKYSKALGANYLDEKGNSIPICMGTYGIGVTRTMAASVEQNHDQNGIIWPVSIAPYQALVVPVNTRESGQFELAERVYELLLSAGMEAVLDDRPERAGVKFKDADLIGYPLRLIIGKQAVESGNIEVFQRKSGLVVTVPLEQVVGYVKEYCSQI, from the coding sequence ATGAGAGTTTCACAACTGCTGCTTCCCACATTGCGCGAGGCGCCGGCTGAAGCCGAAATAATCAGCCATCAGCTGTTATTAAGGGCGGGTTTTATACGCAAGTCAGCAGCAGGTGTATATACATTGCTGCCGCTGGGTTTGAAAGTAATTAAGAAAATTGAGGCGATAGTCAGGGAAGAGATGAACAGGGAGGGAGCCCAGGAGATTATCATGCCGATCATTCAGCCTTCTGAGATCTGGCAGGAATCGGGGCGTTGGGATGTTTACGGCCCGGAATTATTCCGTCTGAAAGACCGGCACGGAAGAGTTTTTTGCCTTGGACCCACCCATGAAGAAATAATCACGGACTTAGTTCGCAACGAGGTTAAATCATACAGGCAGCTTCCCCTCCTGCTTTACCAGATCCAGAATAAGTACCGGGATGAACGCAGACCCCGGTTTGGATTAATCCGCGGCCGTGAGTTTATTATGAAAGACCTTTATTCTTTTGATCGCGACGAAGCCGGCATGGAGGTCAGCTATCAGAAAATGTTTAACGCATACACGAGAATATTTGAACGCTGCGGTCTTTATTTTCGTCCGGTAGAAGCTGATTCAGGCGCAATTGGGGGCAGCGATACGCACGAGTTTATGGTCCTGGCTGAAACAGGGGAAGCATTGCTGGTTTTCTGCAGCCAGAATGACTGTGGCTATGCCGCCAATGTAGAAAGAGCGGCATCACCTGTGAAGAAAAGAGTTGATTTCGAAGAACCCGGCCTGCTGGCGGAAGTGGCTACACCGGGGAAGCGGACTGTCGAGGAAGTTACTTTATTTTTGGGTGTTGAGCCTCAAAAACTAATTAAAACCCTGCTTTATGAAACAGAGGCCGGGTACGTGGCGGCTCTTGTAAGAGGCGACCGAATTATCAATCAGGTAAAGATACAAAAGGCGCTCGGTGTTCTCAGGTGTGATCTGGCTGACGCGGAGGCAGTGGAAAGGTTAAGCGGAGCGAAAGTCGGTTTTGCCGGGCCGGTGGGCTTAAAAGGTTTAAGGCTGGTCGCTGATTTAGAAGTTGTGGGGATGGCCAACGCTGTTTCAGGGGCGAACAAAGACGATGCGCATTTTATAAACGTAAATCCGGAGCGCGATTTTAATCCGGATCAGATTGCCGACCTGCGCCAGGTACAGTCAGGCGATCCCTGCCCAATCTGCGGTTCTGCTTTGGAAGAAGCAAGAGGGATTGAAGTCGGGCAGGTTTTCAAACTGGGCTATAAGTACAGTAAAGCCCTTGGAGCCAATTATCTTGACGAGAAGGGCAATAGTATTCCCATTTGTATGGGGACTTACGGTATCGGCGTAACGCGTACCATGGCTGCGTCTGTCGAGCAAAACCATGATCAGAATGGAATAATCTGGCCTGTCAGCATTGCGCCTTACCAGGCGCTGGTTGTTCCCGTAAACACCAGGGAAAGCGGGCAGTTTGAACTGGCGGAAAGGGTTTACGAATTGCTTTTAAGCGCAGGTATGGAAGCGGTCCTGGACGACCGTCCGGAAAGGGCCGGTGTTAAATTTAAAGACGCCGATCTAATTGGATATCCTTTGCGTCTGATTATTGGTAAACAAGCGGTTGAAAGCGGCAATATAGAAGTGTTTCAACGTAAAAGCGGCCTGGTTGTTACCGTTCCTTTAGAACAAGTAGTTGGCTATGTAAAAGAATATTGCAGCCAAATCTAG
- a CDS encoding galactosyldiacylglycerol synthase encodes MMLKRVLILSVSIGEGHIRASTAIKEAILKRNPYTEVNILDTFRSTNPIWDKMVSNTYMEILKITPAFYGYLYRLAEKESILQGTAREEFNRVLNVVTAPRLNQLLSVYSPQVIICTHPFPIGVVNRLKERSEYTGLLAGVLTDFTVHPFWVFPKVDLYSIAAEEIKKTFKDYKYNMDNVHACGIPIDSCFLNSVDKSEVKSKLSLQQNLKTILVMGGGLGMGPISDIVKALGDGGIPCQVIVVTGYNETLRAKLERMIPGFRNPVTVLGFVDNVHELMSVADLMIGKAGGLTCAEALAKGLPIFIVDPIPGQEVRNAEFLCKAGAAVQAGNIRDLSNKVGEYLNEPRRLKKMSISASHLGKPLAAQSVVRIIEDYIGSVNLEAARI; translated from the coding sequence ATCATGTTGAAACGGGTTCTCATTTTGTCAGTCTCAATCGGAGAAGGCCATATACGGGCATCGACGGCCATCAAAGAGGCAATTTTAAAAAGGAATCCTTATACAGAAGTTAATATTCTTGATACATTTCGTTCTACAAATCCTATTTGGGATAAAATGGTCAGCAATACCTACATGGAAATTTTGAAAATTACTCCCGCTTTTTATGGCTATCTTTACCGCCTGGCTGAAAAAGAGAGTATTCTTCAAGGAACCGCCAGAGAAGAATTTAACAGGGTTTTAAATGTTGTAACCGCCCCGAGACTTAACCAGTTGCTGAGTGTTTATTCTCCGCAAGTTATAATTTGCACGCATCCATTTCCGATCGGTGTTGTAAACAGGTTAAAGGAGCGGAGTGAATATACGGGTCTGCTGGCTGGTGTTCTTACTGATTTTACCGTGCACCCTTTCTGGGTTTTCCCCAAGGTTGATTTGTATTCAATTGCCGCCGAGGAGATTAAAAAGACGTTTAAAGATTATAAATACAATATGGATAATGTCCACGCCTGTGGAATACCTATTGACAGTTGTTTTTTAAATTCTGTTGACAAGTCTGAGGTTAAGTCCAAACTTTCTTTGCAGCAGAATTTGAAGACAATACTGGTTATGGGAGGCGGCCTGGGTATGGGGCCGATTTCCGATATAGTCAAAGCTTTGGGAGACGGCGGTATTCCCTGCCAGGTTATTGTAGTTACAGGCTACAACGAAACATTGCGGGCTAAACTGGAACGTATGATCCCTGGCTTCAGAAATCCGGTAACAGTACTGGGATTTGTTGATAATGTTCATGAGCTAATGTCAGTTGCCGATTTAATGATCGGCAAGGCAGGGGGCCTAACCTGCGCGGAGGCCCTGGCCAAAGGATTGCCGATCTTTATTGTTGATCCGATTCCAGGCCAGGAAGTCCGCAATGCTGAGTTTCTATGCAAGGCGGGAGCAGCCGTACAGGCCGGCAATATCAGGGATCTGTCCAATAAAGTAGGGGAATACTTAAATGAACCCCGCCGTTTAAAGAAAATGTCTATTTCCGCTTCGCATCTGGGCAAACCCCTGGCAGCTCAGTCTGTTGTAAGGATAATTGAGGATTATATAGGTTCCGTAAACTTGGAAGCGGCTAGAATCTAG
- a CDS encoding MgtC/SapB transporter, producing the protein MISEKEIVIRLTLAFILGGAIGLERERIYMKALKYSAGFRTHVLVCIGAAVCMLISEQMFFLYNGDAGRIAAQVISGIGFLGAGAILREGSVVRGLTTAASLWVVACVGLAVGGGFYLVAATGTFLVLFALIVLGTIEDLMRGGRRDNVIVVEVDSSSEDIDKISPTLEESGVQIKHINFSKMENRCIVEITIKTPYRIDLITVLNKLATLPGVFRINQKTGDQPPLR; encoded by the coding sequence ATGATCAGCGAAAAGGAAATAGTTATCCGGCTTACGCTTGCTTTTATCCTGGGTGGGGCTATAGGTTTAGAGCGCGAACGAATTTATATGAAGGCGCTCAAATATTCCGCCGGTTTCCGGACGCATGTTCTTGTTTGCATCGGCGCTGCCGTATGCATGCTGATTTCCGAGCAGATGTTTTTTCTTTATAATGGAGATGCGGGACGGATTGCCGCCCAGGTAATCAGTGGGATTGGTTTTTTAGGCGCCGGCGCAATCTTACGCGAGGGATCTGTTGTCAGGGGCCTGACGACTGCCGCAAGCCTCTGGGTTGTAGCATGTGTCGGCCTGGCTGTTGGAGGGGGTTTTTACCTTGTGGCTGCAACAGGGACCTTTTTAGTATTATTTGCTTTAATCGTTCTGGGTACTATTGAAGATTTAATGCGCGGCGGGCGCCGTGACAATGTTATTGTCGTTGAAGTGGACAGCAGCTCGGAGGATATCGATAAAATCAGCCCTACACTTGAGGAATCAGGTGTTCAGATAAAGCATATCAATTTCAGTAAAATGGAAAACAGATGTATAGTTGAGATTACCATAAAAACTCCATACAGAATAGATCTGATTACAGTACTAAACAAGCTGGCTACTTTACCGGGGGTATTCCGGATAAATCAAAAAACGGGTGATCAGCCTCCGTTAAGATAA
- a CDS encoding ribosome maturation factor RimP, with amino-acid sequence MLQKKVTAFVSDLAAPLAGQLGLELVDVEYKKEGGSWYLRVFIDKKGGVTLDDCQALSRELDSALDSRDPIQHTYILEVSSPGIERPLKTIEDFMRFRGSMVKIITFKSQEGKKEHIGHLVDLSESTLVLKDQKKNNNILISLQNIASAHLVAEVFGGKGVPKGEQ; translated from the coding sequence ATGCTTCAAAAAAAGGTCACCGCGTTTGTAAGCGATCTGGCGGCGCCTTTAGCCGGCCAACTCGGTTTGGAACTGGTAGATGTGGAATACAAGAAAGAGGGGGGTAGTTGGTACCTTAGAGTGTTTATAGACAAAAAAGGCGGAGTAACATTGGATGATTGTCAGGCGTTATCACGAGAACTGGACAGTGCTTTGGACAGCCGCGATCCAATACAGCATACCTATATTTTAGAGGTCTCTTCACCTGGTATTGAGAGACCTTTAAAAACAATTGAAGATTTTATGCGTTTTCGGGGGAGCATGGTAAAAATTATTACTTTCAAGTCTCAGGAAGGTAAAAAAGAACACATCGGACATCTGGTTGATCTTTCTGAATCAACTCTTGTTCTGAAAGATCAGAAAAAGAACAACAACATTTTGATTAGCTTGCAAAATATAGCTTCGGCCCATTTAGTCGCGGAAGTTTTTGGAGGTAAGGGGGTACCTAAGGGTGAACAGTGA
- the nusA gene encoding transcription termination/antitermination protein NusA (modifies transcription through interactions with RNA polymerase affecting elongation, readthrough, termination, and antitermination), which translates to MNSEFLEALYALEKEKGVPVDILLETIEAALLSAYKRNFGSAQNARVQINRETGDYQVFAQHVAVKEVLDPKLEISIEEAQSLDPRYDLGEVIESEVTPRNFGRIAAQTAKQVVMQRIREAERNLVYKEYINREGDIITGVVQRVEQKNVYIELGKAEAILAANERVPGETHRQGDRIKAYILEVKKTTKGPQVFVSRTHPGLLKRLFELEVPELFEGIVELKSVAREAGYRSKIAVFSRDENIDPVGACVGPKGMRVQAIVNELNGEKIDVIKWDPDSSKYVAASLSPAKVVAVEIWEEEKVARVIVPDFQLSLAIGKEGQNARLAAKLTGWKIDIKSESQMEEIYQREYAGYTQDYAE; encoded by the coding sequence GTGAACAGTGAGTTTCTTGAAGCGCTTTACGCCTTGGAGAAAGAAAAAGGAGTGCCGGTTGATATTCTACTGGAGACAATCGAGGCAGCCCTGCTTTCCGCTTATAAAAGAAACTTTGGTTCCGCACAAAACGCTCGGGTGCAGATAAACAGGGAAACAGGCGATTACCAGGTCTTTGCCCAACATGTTGCAGTAAAGGAAGTCCTTGACCCCAAGTTGGAAATATCAATTGAAGAAGCTCAATCATTGGATCCCCGTTACGATTTGGGAGAAGTAATTGAGAGTGAGGTAACACCACGGAATTTTGGACGAATTGCAGCGCAGACAGCAAAACAGGTAGTTATGCAAAGGATACGCGAAGCTGAGCGGAATCTCGTCTACAAGGAATACATTAACCGTGAAGGCGATATCATTACTGGTGTCGTCCAGAGAGTAGAACAAAAAAACGTATATATAGAGCTTGGAAAAGCAGAAGCAATACTTGCGGCAAATGAAAGGGTCCCCGGGGAAACACACCGTCAGGGTGACCGGATTAAAGCATATATTTTAGAAGTCAAGAAAACCACCAAGGGACCTCAGGTTTTTGTTTCCAGAACACACCCGGGGCTGTTGAAAAGGCTTTTTGAACTGGAGGTTCCGGAACTTTTTGAAGGAATTGTAGAATTGAAATCGGTTGCCCGGGAGGCGGGTTACCGTTCAAAAATAGCTGTATTTTCAAGAGATGAAAATATTGATCCGGTTGGCGCATGTGTGGGTCCTAAAGGAATGCGGGTTCAGGCGATTGTGAACGAGTTGAACGGGGAAAAAATCGATGTGATCAAATGGGACCCGGATTCTTCCAAATATGTTGCCGCTTCGTTAAGCCCTGCTAAGGTTGTTGCGGTAGAGATCTGGGAGGAGGAAAAAGTAGCGCGGGTTATCGTTCCAGACTTTCAGCTCTCTTTGGCTATTGGTAAAGAAGGGCAAAATGCCCGGTTGGCTGCAAAGCTCACTGGCTGGAAGATTGACATTAAAAGTGAATCCCAAATGGAGGAAATCTACCAGCGCGAGTACGCCGGTTATACACAGGATTACGCGGAATAA
- a CDS encoding DUF448 domain-containing protein — protein sequence MTKVKKIPFRVCLGCQEKRPKKELVRLVRTPEGIIEIDSTGKKAGRGAYVCPGLECIQKAIKAKRLERTFGQPVPKEILEALKAGVLQS from the coding sequence ATGACAAAAGTTAAAAAAATACCTTTTCGGGTGTGCCTTGGCTGTCAGGAAAAACGGCCCAAGAAAGAACTGGTTCGTCTTGTCCGCACTCCCGAGGGAATTATTGAAATAGACTCTACAGGCAAAAAAGCTGGACGGGGCGCTTACGTTTGTCCCGGATTAGAATGCATCCAGAAAGCAATTAAAGCAAAACGCCTGGAGAGAACATTCGGACAGCCTGTTCCCAAAGAAATCCTGGAAGCTTTAAAGGCCGGGGTTTTGCAAAGTTAG
- a CDS encoding translation initiation factor IF-2, with protein sequence MAKKRVHELAKEFKIESKEMIRRLSLLGITVKSHASTVDEKDEERLRVEFEKERAAKAQIEPKPSTPDTAKTDSGTDRKWRDSKYSSGPGLVDRVPSRPPDRRFQERPFLKGDIQHAKTAQPAVPPAPPAVQPAPPAVEAKTPAAGAVSRPVQEPLRNRAAEKPSQGYSPRPGKPQFPPARGETQSGARNLRSPGPAAGAGRPVRDAKGLPAPKLKPEQLKVPKVPDEVKAQERVVARPDKQKGEKARPAGDGRSFGKGKGWRDQRTAEQKLRPVAGGRRVQGQPQRSLPPHPVEKKPVVIGETVTIQELASKMRKSPAEVIKKLMALGVMATINQEIDNETAIIIAGELGFEVQVKIELDQEAMLEQESEEDTANLQSRPCVVTVMGHVDHGKTSLLDAIRETNVIASEVGGITQHIGAYQVERNNKKITFIDTPGHEAFTAMRARGARITDIAVLVVAAEDGIMPQTVEAINHAKAAGVPIIVAINKIDKPDANIDKVKQQLTEHSLIAEEWGGQTICVPVSAKTGQGLDELLEMILLVAEVNDLRTNSNRPARGTIVEAKLDKGRGPVATVLIQEGTLHIGDNIIAGTASGRVRAMMDYLGRRLKNAGPSTPAEVLGFSDVPLAGDTLYAVAEEKMARQIAAKRILRKREENIKTSIPRVSLDDLFKQIEKGQIKDLNIIIKADVQGSAEALRQSLEGLSTQEVRVNTIHSGVGMISEADILLASASNAIIVGFNVRPSVNARRAAELEKVDVRMYRVIYDAINDVKAAMSGLLEPEYKEVVIGRAEVRKTFSASRIGTIAGCYVTEGKITRDAKVKIIREDKVIFEGKLDSLKRFKDDVREVMQGYECGLALEKFNEVKEGDIIEAVATEIIKREL encoded by the coding sequence ATGGCAAAAAAACGGGTGCACGAGTTAGCCAAAGAATTTAAGATAGAAAGCAAGGAAATGATTAGAAGGTTGTCGCTTCTCGGAATAACTGTGAAATCACACGCAAGTACAGTTGATGAGAAAGATGAGGAGCGCCTGCGTGTGGAGTTCGAAAAAGAAAGAGCGGCAAAGGCTCAAATTGAACCAAAGCCATCAACCCCGGATACTGCGAAAACTGATTCGGGGACGGACAGGAAATGGCGGGATTCCAAGTATTCTTCCGGTCCTGGATTGGTAGACCGGGTTCCCTCAAGACCTCCGGACCGGCGTTTTCAGGAACGCCCGTTTTTAAAGGGCGATATTCAGCACGCGAAAACAGCTCAGCCCGCAGTTCCGCCGGCGCCGCCGGCAGTACAACCGGCGCCGCCGGCAGTGGAGGCCAAAACGCCGGCAGCAGGAGCCGTTTCCAGGCCGGTTCAGGAGCCGTTACGTAATCGGGCTGCTGAAAAACCTTCTCAGGGATATTCACCGCGTCCAGGAAAGCCACAGTTTCCTCCGGCAAGAGGAGAAACCCAAAGTGGGGCAAGGAACTTAAGAAGTCCCGGTCCCGCCGCTGGCGCCGGACGTCCCGTCCGGGATGCAAAAGGACTGCCTGCTCCGAAATTAAAACCGGAACAGCTCAAAGTCCCCAAGGTTCCTGATGAGGTTAAAGCACAGGAGAGAGTAGTAGCAAGGCCGGATAAGCAAAAAGGCGAAAAGGCACGGCCGGCGGGAGATGGGCGGTCCTTTGGCAAGGGTAAGGGATGGCGTGATCAAAGGACGGCTGAACAAAAACTGCGTCCTGTTGCCGGGGGAAGGCGTGTACAGGGTCAACCCCAGAGATCATTGCCGCCTCATCCGGTTGAAAAGAAACCGGTTGTCATTGGCGAAACTGTTACTATACAGGAACTGGCTTCAAAAATGAGAAAGAGCCCCGCCGAAGTCATAAAAAAACTGATGGCTTTGGGGGTTATGGCCACAATTAATCAAGAAATAGATAACGAAACAGCCATCATAATCGCGGGAGAACTTGGCTTCGAAGTTCAGGTAAAGATAGAACTTGACCAGGAGGCAATGCTTGAGCAGGAAAGTGAAGAGGATACCGCAAACCTTCAGTCAAGACCCTGCGTTGTAACTGTAATGGGGCATGTTGACCACGGAAAAACATCATTACTGGACGCGATCCGCGAAACTAATGTTATAGCCAGTGAAGTGGGAGGAATTACCCAGCATATCGGGGCCTATCAGGTGGAAAGGAATAATAAAAAGATAACTTTTATCGATACGCCGGGCCACGAAGCTTTTACGGCAATGCGGGCTAGAGGCGCCCGGATAACAGATATAGCTGTTTTGGTAGTCGCCGCGGAAGACGGTATTATGCCACAGACCGTTGAAGCTATAAACCATGCCAAGGCAGCGGGAGTTCCTATTATTGTAGCTATAAATAAAATAGACAAACCGGACGCTAACATTGATAAAGTCAAGCAGCAGCTGACAGAGCATAGCTTAATTGCAGAAGAATGGGGCGGTCAGACCATTTGTGTTCCGGTAAGCGCAAAAACCGGTCAGGGTCTGGACGAACTGCTTGAAATGATTCTTCTGGTCGCTGAAGTAAATGATTTGAGAACCAACTCAAACCGGCCGGCGCGAGGTACGATAGTTGAGGCTAAACTGGATAAGGGGCGCGGGCCTGTAGCTACTGTTCTGATTCAGGAAGGCACACTCCATATAGGAGATAATATCATTGCCGGTACGGCATCCGGCAGGGTGCGGGCGATGATGGATTACCTGGGCCGCAGGTTAAAGAATGCAGGGCCTTCAACGCCTGCCGAGGTGCTGGGTTTTTCCGACGTTCCGTTAGCGGGAGATACGCTTTATGCTGTGGCAGAGGAAAAAATGGCCCGTCAGATCGCGGCTAAACGTATATTACGCAAGCGGGAAGAAAATATTAAAACTTCGATACCCAGAGTTTCACTGGACGATCTTTTTAAACAGATTGAAAAAGGTCAGATCAAAGATCTCAATATAATTATCAAGGCAGACGTTCAGGGTTCAGCGGAAGCCCTGAGGCAGTCTCTGGAAGGGTTGTCCACCCAGGAGGTCAGAGTTAACACGATCCACAGCGGTGTGGGGATGATTAGCGAGGCCGATATATTGCTTGCTTCTGCTTCCAATGCAATAATTGTTGGATTTAACGTACGCCCGTCTGTTAACGCCCGGCGCGCCGCCGAGCTTGAAAAGGTTGATGTGCGTATGTACCGGGTTATTTATGATGCTATAAATGATGTCAAGGCTGCAATGAGCGGCTTATTGGAACCTGAATACAAGGAAGTGGTTATTGGCCGCGCCGAAGTGAGGAAAACATTTAGCGCTTCCAGAATCGGTACTATTGCAGGCTGTTATGTAACTGAAGGAAAGATTACCCGGGATGCCAAAGTGAAGATTATCCGTGAAGACAAGGTCATCTTTGAAGGAAAACTTGATTCACTTAAGCGTTTCAAGGACGATGTGCGTGAAGTTATGCAGGGTTATGAATGTGGGCTGGCCTTGGAAAAATTTAATGAAGTTAAAGAAGGCGATATTATAGAGGCAGTTGCTACCGAAATAATAAAAAGAGAACTATAG
- a CDS encoding 30S ribosome-binding factor RbfA, whose protein sequence is MSYRPERLAETIKKEFSAMLHNEVKDPRMGFITITRVVVSSDLSSAKIHVSIYGSADEQNATMEALSKAHGYLRSELGKRIRMRHTPDISFKLDTSVVQSIRVMELLREINEGKEYTVND, encoded by the coding sequence ATGTCCTACAGGCCTGAGCGTCTTGCGGAAACTATAAAAAAGGAATTTTCGGCAATGCTTCATAACGAAGTTAAAGACCCGCGGATGGGTTTTATCACCATTACCAGGGTGGTAGTTTCATCCGACCTGAGCAGTGCTAAAATTCATGTCAGTATCTATGGATCCGCGGATGAGCAAAATGCAACAATGGAAGCCCTTTCCAAAGCGCACGGATATTTAAGAAGCGAGCTTGGAAAAAGGATCAGAATGAGGCATACACCGGATATATCGTTTAAATTGGACACTTCGGTTGTGCAAAGTATACGCGTAATGGAGTTGTTAAGGGAGATCAACGAAGGAAAGGAATACACAGTAAATGACTGA
- a CDS encoding bifunctional oligoribonuclease/PAP phosphatase NrnA encodes MTDLRLIAGMLHNANKLVIAGHVMPDGDCIGSVKALGLALSRMGKDVTITLPDPVPEIFGFLPGVNEFVIGQEVFKGQYDFMVVLDCSVPERLGPLRALLERPLTVINIDHHVGSYEFGHYNYISSFHAATAEIIQDLIGFLGIEVTSEIATCLYTGIVTDTGSFQYENTTPETHRRAALLIEQGASSVWINLMINEQKPLINLIVLENALKTLELSPCGRVAWVSVERDMLDRLNARDENTDGLIGYIRSIRGVEVAMFFREISPNLYKVGFRSKEIVDVNRLASLFGGGGHVRAAGCVINGDLKSLQAKIVSEALKLIEETKRGMQAQDERYSQCAETARDDLS; translated from the coding sequence ATGACTGACCTGCGCCTTATTGCAGGAATGCTTCATAATGCAAATAAACTGGTGATTGCCGGGCATGTGATGCCTGACGGCGACTGTATCGGTTCGGTAAAGGCGTTAGGACTTGCGCTTAGCCGGATGGGCAAGGATGTTACTATTACTCTTCCTGATCCAGTCCCGGAAATTTTCGGCTTTTTACCGGGTGTAAACGAGTTTGTAATCGGCCAGGAGGTATTTAAAGGGCAGTATGATTTTATGGTTGTTTTAGATTGCTCTGTTCCGGAACGTTTGGGACCTCTTCGGGCTCTGTTGGAGAGGCCGTTGACTGTGATAAATATTGACCATCATGTCGGCTCCTATGAATTTGGCCATTATAACTATATTAGTTCTTTTCATGCGGCGACCGCGGAGATAATCCAGGATCTGATCGGTTTTTTGGGGATCGAGGTTACCTCCGAGATCGCCACATGTTTATATACCGGAATTGTTACTGATACAGGCTCTTTTCAATATGAAAACACCACACCTGAAACGCACCGGCGGGCAGCGTTGCTAATAGAGCAGGGCGCCTCGTCCGTTTGGATCAACCTGATGATCAACGAACAAAAACCGTTAATTAATCTGATCGTTCTTGAAAATGCTTTGAAAACATTAGAATTAAGTCCCTGCGGGCGTGTAGCCTGGGTAAGCGTAGAGCGGGATATGCTGGATCGCCTCAATGCCAGAGATGAAAACACAGATGGCTTAATCGGTTATATCCGTTCAATACGCGGTGTAGAAGTGGCGATGTTTTTCCGTGAGATTTCACCCAATCTTTATAAAGTAGGTTTTCGCTCGAAAGAAATTGTTGATGTTAACAGGCTGGCATCTCTTTTCGGTGGCGGAGGCCACGTCCGCGCCGCTGGCTGCGTAATCAATGGGGATCTTAAAAGCCTTCAGGCAAAGATTGTTTCTGAAGCGTTGAAGCTGATTGAAGAAACGAAAAGGGGTATGCAAGCACAGGATGAACGGTATTCTCAATGTGCTGAAACCGCCCGGGATGACCTCTCATGA
- the truB gene encoding tRNA pseudouridine(55) synthase TruB produces the protein MNGILNVLKPPGMTSHDVVSLIRRLTGVRKVGHTGTLDPLAAGVLPVCLGHATRVIRFLENDKEYRVEVAFGISTTSGDISGEVINKCDGSNLSAASLESELENFTGETKQIPPMTSAMHFQGKRLYELARAGRIVERRPRMVKLYSLQLKRLVDWKTETPLAVLDVVCSAGTYIRSLCMDIGEKLNCGAHVRFLLRTRAGMFNLDKAITLEEIQVLKDENLLEENLISAKEALSHLAEIQVKTSSLPAVRAGNCLYASGLTDLPQQKLSFNEPVRLCNGENLLAIANVREETNTEGYCLKPIVVLNT, from the coding sequence ATGAACGGTATTCTCAATGTGCTGAAACCGCCCGGGATGACCTCTCATGATGTGGTTAGTCTGATCAGGCGCTTAACTGGTGTGCGCAAGGTTGGCCATACCGGAACCCTTGACCCTTTAGCGGCCGGTGTCCTGCCTGTATGTCTGGGGCACGCGACGAGGGTGATCCGTTTTCTCGAAAACGACAAGGAATACAGAGTTGAGGTTGCTTTTGGGATATCGACAACTTCGGGTGATATCTCCGGCGAGGTTATAAATAAATGTGATGGTTCCAATTTATCCGCTGCAAGTTTGGAAAGTGAATTAGAGAACTTTACAGGTGAAACCAAACAAATTCCCCCGATGACGTCGGCTATGCATTTTCAGGGTAAAAGGCTTTATGAACTTGCGCGTGCCGGCCGTATTGTAGAACGCCGTCCAAGAATGGTTAAATTATACAGCCTCCAACTTAAAAGGCTGGTTGACTGGAAAACCGAAACACCGCTTGCCGTATTGGATGTGGTTTGCTCGGCGGGAACTTACATTCGTTCGCTGTGTATGGATATAGGGGAAAAGCTCAACTGCGGGGCTCATGTCAGGTTCTTATTACGTACTAGAGCCGGTATGTTCAATTTGGATAAAGCAATAACGTTGGAAGAAATACAGGTTCTCAAAGATGAGAATCTGTTGGAAGAGAACCTAATTAGCGCAAAAGAAGCTCTCAGTCACCTTGCTGAAATTCAGGTTAAAACGAGTTCGCTGCCGGCAGTAAGAGCCGGGAACTGCCTGTATGCTTCAGGATTGACTGACCTGCCCCAACAGAAACTCTCATTTAACGAACCTGTAAGGCTGTGCAATGGTGAGAACCTGTTAGCCATTGCAAACGTTCGGGAGGAAACTAATACGGAAGGCTACTGCTTGAAGCCGATTGTTGTTTTAAATACATGA